A DNA window from Amphiprion ocellaris isolate individual 3 ecotype Okinawa chromosome 8, ASM2253959v1, whole genome shotgun sequence contains the following coding sequences:
- the hcfc1b gene encoding host cell factor 1b isoform X1: protein MAAEAATPAELQPRWKRVLGWSGPVPRPRHGHWAVSIKELMVVFGGGNEGIVDELHVYNTATNQWFVPAVRGDVPPGCAAYGFVCDGTRQLVFGGMVEYGKYSSDLYELQVDYLRGAGPAEPDDQSGSETDWSSNYQYFTFSYKVLPSSCSVEASRWEWKHLKAKPPRNGPPPCPRLGHSFSLIGSRCYLFGGLANDSEDPKSNIPRYLNDLYCLQLRPGSGVVGWEVPVASGEAPPPRESHTAVVTSSRLIIYGGMNGCRLGDLWFLDIDSLAWSKPVLSGMAPLPRSLHSAAAINNRMFVFGRWVPLVMDEVKMETHEKEWKCTNTVACLNLDLLCWETVLMDSVEDSVPRARAGHCSVAINSRLYVWSGRDGYHKAWNNQVCCKDLWYLETERPCAPSRVQLVRANTSSLEVSWGPSQTADTYLLQLQRYNVPASPGSSPALTTTPGAPTPDVQSAPSAATAPAILKVVAAPGSVGRASISMVRQATPTSPVGTPPISSSPQMSGMAALAAAAAATQKIPRSRNSPGPSSVKVSNLATQMLKTAAAHVGGTSVVCAPGTPSRPIITVHKSGTVTVAPQVVTTVMGGVTKTITLVNSPLSAGGGGALIGNLGNMGKVMSVVQSTAATGQPGSSPITQILQTKGALSPGTVLKLVTSADGKPTTILSTVQAGSKPTIIKTIPVSALQGAAGGNSPITFLTTKVGKPGTAGKIITAIPKISAAGQLGGTQVVLKGAPGMPGRILRTVPMGGVRLVSPVAVGAKPTVATVVVKATTGVSTVSGGNASLVTPITTLATIATLTSHVTTATAAATGLQQVTLATPPSGAEPLVQDLPASIMASPTSQQSISTTSTSTSTTAEGDAGDTAVMLVCSIPPCETHETGTTSTATMTSASMQVSSDLPSAVSLNGSTCSNLPCETHETGTTNTATTAGAGGVRRVCSNPPCETCEMGTTNTATTATAQQGGHSLQGDSASDPALSSAANQSRAITTNHAHTWTIHP, encoded by the exons ATGGCTGCCGAAGCAGCGACCCCGGCGGAGCTGCAGCCCCGCTGGAAGCGCGTCCTGGGCTGGAGCGGCCCGGTTCCGAGGCCCCGGCACGGACACTGGGCCGTGTCCATCAAGGAGCTGATGGTGGTGTTCGGTGGAGGGAACGAGGGGATCGTGGACGAGCTGCACGTCTACAACACtg CTACCAACCAGTGGTTCGTCCCGGCAGTCCGTGGTGACGTTCCTCCCGGTTGCGCTGCTTACGGCTTCGTGTGCGACGGGACGCGGCAGCTGGTGTTTGGAGGGATGGTGGAGTACGGGAAGTACAGCAGCGACCTGTACGAGCTGCAGGTAGATTACCTGCGAGGGGCGGGGCCTGCAGAACCTGATGACCAATCGGGATCTGAGACTGATTGGTCATCAAACtatcaatattttacattttcatacaaagttctaccttcatcctgttccgtagag GCCAGTCGCTGGGAGTGGAAGCATCTGAAGGCCAAACCTCCGAGGAATGGCCCGCCCCCCTGCCCCCGCCTTGgtcacagcttctctctgattggCAGCCGCTGTTACCTGTTTGGAGGACTGGCCAATGACAGCGAAGACCCCAAGAGCAACATCCCCAG GTACCTGAACGACCTGTACTGCCTGCAGCTGCGTCCAGGCTCCGGCGTGGTTGGCTGGGAGGTTCCGGTGGCATCAGGTGAGGCTCCGCCCCCCAGAGAGAGTCACACGGCGGTGGTGACGAGCAGCAGGCTGATCATCTACGGGGGGATGAACGGCTGCAGGCTGGGAGACCTGTGGTTCCTGGACATAG ACTCTCTGGCGTGGAGCAAACCAGTCCTCAGTGGGATGGCCCCCCTCCCCCGCAGCCTGCATTCTGCCGCGGCCATCAACAACAG gATGTTTGTGTTTGGACGTTGGGTTCCTCTGGTGATGGATGAAGTTAAAATGGAGACTCATGAGAAAGAGTGGAAGTGCACCAACACAGTGGCCTGCCTCAACCtgg ACTTGCTGTGCTGGGAGACGGTACTGATGGACAGCGTGGAGGACAGCGTCCCCCGAGCTCGGGCCGGTCACTGCAGCGTGGCCATCAACTCCAGGCTGTATGTGTGGAGTGGCAGAGACGGATACCACAAGGCCTGGAACAACCAGGTGTGCTGCAAGGACCTGTGGTACCTGGAGACAG AGCGTCCCTGCGCCCCGTCCCGGGTGCAGCTGGTCCGGGCCAACACATCGTCTCTGGAGGTGAGCTGGGGGCCATCTCAGACCGCTGACACctacctgctgcagctgcaaaggTACAATGTTCCTGCCTCACCTGGATCCAGCCCCGCCCTCACCACCACACCTGGAGCTCCGACACCGGACGTCCAGAGTGCCCCGTCGGCCGCTACAGCCCCAG cCATCCTGAAGGTGGTAGCAGCCCCAGGCTCAGTGGGCAGAGCCTCCATCAGTATGGTGAGACAGGCCACGCCCACATCTCCGGTTGGCACACCG ccaatcagcagcaGTCCTCAGATGAGCGGCATGGCTGCTCtggcagctgcagctgcagcaacgCAGAAGATCCCTCGGTCCAGGAACAGTCCAGGACCCAGCAGCGTGAAA GTGAGTAACCTGGCCACTCAGATGTTGAAGACAGCAGCTGCTCATGTGGGCGGGACCTCTGTGGTCTGTGCCCCCGGGACTCCCAGCCGACCAATCATCACAGTCCATAAGTCTGGCACAGTGACGGTGGCTCCACAGGTGGTCACCACGGTGATGGGCGGAGTCACAAAGACCATCACGCTGGTGAACAGCCCTCTGAGCGCGGGAGGGGGCGGAGCTCTG ATTGGTAACCTTGGTAACATGGGAAAAGTCATGTCAGTGGTTCAGAGCACAGCTGCTACTGGTCAACCTGGGAGCAGCCCAATAACCCAGATTCTCCAG ACGAAGGGGGCTCTGTCTCCAGGAACCGTCCTGAAACTGGTGACGTCTGCAGATGGGAAGCCCACCACCATCCTCAGCACCGTGCAGGCCGGATCCAAGCCCACCATCATCAAGACCATTCCAGTGTCGGCGCTGCAGGGGGCAGCAG GTGGCAACAGTCCAATCACCTTCCTCACCACCAAAGTGGGGAAGCCAGGAACGGCCGGAAAAATCATCACCGCCATCCCCAAGATCTCTGCAGCCGGCCAGCTGGGGGGCACACAG GTGGTGCTGAAAGGAGCTCCAGGTATGCCAGGTAGAATTCTCAGGACTGTCCCGATGGGTGGAGTCAGGCTGGTCTCACCTGTAGCCGTCGGCGCCAAACCCACCGTCGCCACAGTGGTCGTCAAGGCAACCACAG gtgtctCCACGGTTTCTGGCGGTAACGCCTCCCTGGTGACGCCCATCACCACCTTGGCAACCATCGCTACATTGACCAGCCACGTCACCACGGCAACCGCAGCCGCAACAGGACTCCAACAG GTGACTCTGGCCACGCCCCCCAGTGGCGCCGAGCCTCTGGTCCAGGATCTTCCCGCCTCCATCATGGCATCTCCGACCTCACAACAGTCCATCAGTACTACAAGTACTTCTACAAGTACTACTGCAGAGGGAGATGCAGGAGACACTGCAG tgatgcTGGTCTGCTCCATCCCGCCCTGCGAGACGCACGAGACGGGGACGACCAGCACCGCCACCATGACTTCAGCGAGCATGCAG gtgAGTTCAGACCTGCCCTCGGCTGTCAGTCTGAACGGGTCCACCTGCTCCAACCTGCCCTGTGAGACGCACGAGACTGGAACCACCAACACTGCCACCACTGCTGGGGCAGGAGGGGTCCGACGG GTGTGTTCTAACCCACCGTGTGAGACATGTGAGATGGGAaccaccaacaccgccaccacggCCACAG ctcagCAGGGTGGACACAGTCTGCAGGGAGACTCTGCCTCTGACCCTGCCCTCTcctcagcagccaatcagagcagagctATCACCACAAACCACGCCCACACCTGGACCATCCATCCCT ga